A genomic segment from Aspergillus chevalieri M1 DNA, chromosome 7, nearly complete sequence encodes:
- a CDS encoding nitronate monooxygenase (COG:C;~EggNog:ENOG410PM0S;~InterPro:IPR013785,IPR004136;~go_function: GO:0003824 - catalytic activity [Evidence IEA];~go_function: GO:0018580 - nitronate monooxygenase activity [Evidence IEA];~go_process: GO:0055114 - oxidation-reduction process [Evidence IEA]) translates to MSRSVQLAKKLSSLYPWATNPMIIGAPMRVMSGPALAVAVSRAGGLGFIGPGAKTQDMLADLEEASSLIEKEKTLRAATTSSPALPVGVGFQLWSDDIDTAVSAIQKFKPCAAWLYAPRKGQIDLDQWSRRIRNVSPRTQIWVQIGTIAEAQGLIGSSEHPDVIVVQGAEAGGHGRCKDGLGLISLLPEVSDALAKKGSQIPLVAAGGIADGRGATAAFCLGASGIAMGTRFLAATEARISRGYQQEVVRASDGAVSTTRTLLYNHLRGTYGWPEEYSPRTIINQSFIEHQAGKAFEELKELHDQALNIGDSGWGPEGRLATYAGASIGLIHGVLDAGTIVTDIRRYIAEETGSSKKEPKL, encoded by the coding sequence atgtcGCGATCAGTCCAACTTGCGAAAAAGCTCTCCTCATTATACCCATGGGCTACCAACCCCATGATCATCGGCGCCCCAATGCGGGTCATGTCCGGCCCAGCCCTGGCCGTCGCAGTTTCCCGCGCCGGCGGACTAGGCTTCATCGGACCCGGTGCGAAAACACAAGATATGTTAGCAGATCTCGAAGAAGCCTCGTCCCTGattgagaaagaaaagacgcTCCGAGCTGCCACAACATCATCGCCAGCCCTCCCCGTCGGAGTGGGCTTCCAGCTCTGGAGCGACGATATCGACACTGCAGTATCTGCGATTCAAAAGTTCAAGCCGTGCGCTGCATGGCTGTACGCTCCACGAAAAGGGCAAATCGACTTAGATCAGTGGTCGCGCCGGATCCGCAACGTCTCACCGCGCACCCAGATCTGGGTCCAGATCGGCACCATAGCCGAAGCGCAAGGGCTAATTGGGAGCTCTGAGCATCCAGATGTGATTGTTGTTCAGGGCGCTGAGGCCGGCGGCCACGGACGCTGCAAGGACGGCCTGGGACTCATCTCGCTGCTTCCCGAAGTGTCAGACGCTCTAGCGAAGAAAGGGTCACAGATCCCTTTGGTCGCCGCTGGAGGAATCGCAGATGGACGAGGTGCAACGGCAGCGTTTTGTCTGGGGGCGTCTGGGATTGCGATGGGGACGCGGTTCCTCGCTGCGACAGAAGCGCGAATTTCTCGTGGATATCAGCAGGAAGTTGTGCGTGCCAGCGACGGCGCGGTATCGACGACTCGCACGTTGCTGTATAACCATCTCCGGGGTACTTATGGATGGCCTGAGGAATATAGTCCGCGGACGATCATTAACCAGTCTTTTATCGAGCATCAGGCGGGGAAGGCGTTTGAGGAGCTTAAGGAGCTCCATGATCAAGCTCTTAATATAGGGGATTCTGGTTGGGGGCCGGAGGGGAGGCTTGCGACGTATGCGGGGGCGTCTATTGGGTTGATTCATGGCGTGCTGGATGCTGGGACTATTGTCACTGATATTCGGAGGTATATTGCGGAGGAGACTGGTTCTTCGAAGAAGGAGCCGAAGCTGTAG
- a CDS encoding uncharacterized protein (COG:C;~EggNog:ENOG410PGND;~InterPro:IPR039556,IPR006254,IPR040442,IPR015813;~PFAM:PF00463,PF13714;~go_function: GO:0003824 - catalytic activity [Evidence IEA];~go_function: GO:0004451 - isocitrate lyase activity [Evidence IEA];~go_process: GO:0019752 - carboxylic acid metabolic process [Evidence IEA]), whose amino-acid sequence MRHYQLTDCEDDIVDIVLRIKHGNFTCSEMSFRMSTRLLARYLTCSSTTAIRTFATHSPRMLLKPAEPPLSTNLPRDAFQLLSTAEKAGTFEDALYEQQIRDVKAWWASERFDGVKRPYSAADIVTKRGSLQQIYPSSLMARKLLDLLNERAAEGLPLHTMGTIDPVQMTQQAQHQEALYVSGWACSSLLTSTNEVSPDMGDYPYNTVPNQVQRLMNAQKMHDRKQWDERRQLTSDQRRNTPYVDFLRPILADGDTGHGGITAVMKLAKLFAEYGAAAVHFEDQLQGGKQCGHLSGKVLVPMREHIKRLVAARFQWDMMGTENLLIARTDSQSGSLISSTVDGRDHEFILGVMMNEGEVEPLAETLQEMERQGAAPVEIDAFEADWIHAHRLVTFDEAANAHFETQGTSPAIRQEYHRQVQESPDISLSQRQKLAEGCAKSPVKWSCDIPRTREGYYHYRAGLPAAIKRAREYAPYADLLWVETSSPSLDEAAQVASNVHAVYPGKKLVYNLSPSFNWLGQGFTDESLKSFVWDLAKLGFVLQLVSLAGLHSTATITTELSRAFKDEGMLAYVRLIQAREKELGVEVLTHQKWSGATYMDGILGAIQSGSSSNRGMGEGNTEAGELSTWYSD is encoded by the exons ATGCGTCACTATCAGCTCACAGATTGCGAGGATGACATTGTTGACATTGTCTTGAGAATCAAGCACGGTAATTTCACCTGTTCGGAAATGTCATTTAGGATGTCTACTCGTCTGCTGGCACGGTACCTGACTTGCTCATCAACTACAGCTATACGAACATTTGCCACCCACAGCCCTCGGATGCTTCTCAAACCTGCTGAACCACCATTATCAACCAACCTGCCTAGAGATGCCTTCCAACTCCTATCGACAGCAGAAAAAGCAGGCACTTTTGAAGACGCTTTATATGAACAGCAGATCCGAGACGTAAAAGCATGGTGGGCAAGCGAACGGTTTGACGGGGTCAAGCGGCCCTATTCGGCGGCTGATATTGTGACCAAGCGAGGATCGTTACAGCAGATATACCCCAGTTCCTTGATGGCGCGGAAACTGCTTGACTTACTGAATGAACGGGCGGCAGAGGGACTGCCTCTGCATACAA TGGGTACAATTGATCCCGTGCAAATGACACAACAAGCACAGCACCAAGAGGCCTTGTATGTCTCAGGATGGGCATGTTCTTCCCTGCTAACGAGCACAAATGAAGTCTCCCCAGACATGGGCGACTATCCCTACAACACCGTACCGAACCAGGTGCAACGATTGATGAACGCGCAGAAGATGCATGACCGGAAACAGTGGGACGAGCGCAGACAGTTAACCTCTGATCAACGGAGAAACACACCATACGTTGACTTCTTACGGCCGATTCTTGCTGACGGCGATACTGG GCACGGTGGCATAACCGCTGTCATGAAACTAGCTAAGCTATTTGCCGAATACGGCGCAGCAGCAGTCCACTTCGAAGACCAACTCCAGGGAGGCAAGCAATGTGGCCATCTATCCGGAAAAGTGCTTGTCCCTATGAGGGAGCATATAAAGCGGCTGGTAGCAGCCCGGTTTCAGTGGGATATGATGGGCACGGAGAACCTGCTCATCGCTCGGACGGATTCGCAGAGCGGTAGCCTCATCTCCAGCACAGTCGATGGTCGTGATCATGAGTTTATCTTGGGTGTGATGATGAATGAAGGGGAAGTAGAGCCTTTGGCAGAGACTCTTCAGGAGATGGAGAGGCAAGGGGCTGCACCAGTGGAAATAGACGCCTTTGAAGCTGATTGGATTCATGCGCATAGACTTGTTACGTTTGATGAAG CTGCCAATGCCCATTTCGAAACCCAGGGAACGTCACCAGCCATTCGACAAGAATACCACCGGCAAGTGCAAGAGAGCCCAGATATATCGTTATCCCAAAGGCAAAAACTAGCCGAAGGATGCGCCAAATCACCAGTGAAATGGTCTTGTGATATTCCCCGCACCCGGGAGGGCTATTACCACTACCGTGCTGGTCTTCCGGCAGCAATCAAACGAGCCAGGGAGTATGCACCATATGCCGACCTCCTCTGGGTCGAGACAAGTAGCCCAAGCCTAGATGAAGCAGCACAAGTCGCTAGTAATGTACACGCAGTATATCCTGGGAAGAAACTCGTGTACAATCTGAGTCCGTCCTTTAATTGGCTAGGGCAGGGGTTTACGGATGAGTCCTTGAAATCTTTTGTCTGGGATCTTGCGAAACTCGG ATTCGTCTTGCAGTTAGTTTCCCTGGCTGGACTACACTCCACGGCAACCATTACTACTGAGCTTTCGCGCGCATTCAAGGACGAGGGTATGCTTGCGTATGTCCGCTTGATTCAGGCGCGGGAGAAAGAGCTCGGGGTGGAAGTTCTTACGCATCAGAAATGGAGCGGTGCTACTTATATGGACGGGATCTTGGGTGCCATTCAAAGTGGGAGTAGTAGCAATAGGGGTATGGGTGAGGGGAACACAGAAGCAGGTGAGTTATCTACCTGGTATTCAGATTAG
- a CDS encoding uncharacterized protein (COG:G;~EggNog:ENOG410Q1TP;~InterPro:IPR020846,IPR011701,IPR036259;~PFAM:PF07690;~TransMembrane:10 (i78-103o115-133i145-163o169-192i204-223o235-255i306-326o346-367i388-409o421-444i);~go_function: GO:0022857 - transmembrane transporter activity [Evidence IEA];~go_process: GO:0055085 - transmembrane transport [Evidence IEA]) — protein sequence MESSKSSRTGQIDHEHNGLDTSELGQAYGSVGKHQGALSMGAGKPIPPPLPDSKEYIVEFDGPDDPVHPLNWSFTVKLYISSIACLGTFTASFTSAIFAPGTVGASKAFGVSSEVGTLGTTLYVLGFACGPLIWAPASELVGRRWPLTIGMLGGAVFTIATAVAKDIQTLIICRFFAGMFGASQLSVVPAVLSDIHNNIDRGIAIALYSLTVFVGPFSAPFIGGFISTSSLGWRWTLYIPAFMGFASGSLFIFSLRETYAPVLLMSKAAAMRRQTLNWGIHTKQDELELDFGELLRKYFTRPLQMLVTEPTILLISLYMSFIYGIVYALLEAYPYVFETVYDMSPGIAGLAFIGLIIGQVLACGFILSQHSVYAKMLAANNNVPVPEWRLLPATIGAPVFTVGIFWFGWTGFTASIHWMAPIAAGIFIGFGVLCIFLPCFNYLVDSYLPL from the exons ATGGAGTCTTCAAAATCCAGTCGAACTGGCCAAATAGACCATGAACACAATGGTTTGGATACATCGGAACTCGGACAGGCTTATGGCAGTGTCGGCAAGCACCAGGGAGCTTTGTCGATGGGAGCAGGGAAGCCCATTCCACCTCCTTTACCAGATTCGAAAGAATATATTGTCGAGTTCGATGGACCTGATGACCCAGTTCATCCTCTCAATTGGAGCTTTACGGTAAA GCTCTACATCTCATCCATTGCTTGCCTCGGAACCTTCACAGCATCATTCACCAGTGCAATATTTGCCCCCGGTACTGTCGGTGCGAGCAAAGCCTTCGGTGTCAGTTCGGAAGTAGGCACACTCGGCACAACCCTATATGTCCTAGGATTCGCATGCGGTCCGTTGATCTGGGCCCCAGCTTCGGAGCTGGTAGGAAGGCGATGGCCGCTGACCATTGGCATGCTCGGGGGCGCTGTTTTCACCATTGCGACGGCTGTGGCTAAGGATATCCAGACGTTGATCATATGCCGTTTCTTCGCTGGGATGTTCGGCGCTAGTCAACTGTCTGTTGTTCCGGCGGTGCTGTCGGATATTCATAATAATATCGATCGTGGCATTGCCATTGCGTTATACTCGCTTACAGTTTTTGTTGGTCCGTTCAGTGCTCCGTTTATTGGCGGGTTTATCTCGACCAGTTCTCTCGGGTGGCGATGGACTTTGTACATCCCGGCTTTCATGGGTTTTGCAAGTGGTTCACTGTTTATATTTTCGCTCAGAGAGACATACGCACCGGTGTTACTGATGTCAAAAGCGGCCGCCATGCGCCGGCAGACTCTGAACTGGGGAATCCATACCAAGCAGGATGAGCTAGAGTTGGACTTCGGGGAATTGTTGAGAAAATATTTCACCCGTCCTTTGCAGATGCTCGTGACCGAGCCGACCATCCTGTTGATCTCGCTCTATATGTCCTTCATCTATGGCATTGTGTACGCGCTTCTAGAGGCATATCCATACGTATTCGAGACAGTGTATGACATGAGTCCCGGGATCGCTGGGCTTGCATTCATTGGCCTTATTATCGGTCAAGTACTGGCGTGTGGATTCATCCTCTCCCAGCATTCGGTTTATGCGAAGATGCTGGCTGCGAATAATAATGTGCCGGTTCCAGAATGGCGCTTGCTTCCGGCGACTATTGGCGCTCCGGTGTTCACTGTTGGTATTTTCTG GTTCGGTTGGACCGGATTCACTGCTTCAATCCACTGGATGGCACCAATTGCCGCAGGCATATTCATAGGCTTCGGGGTTCTGTGTATCTTCCTTCCATGCTTCAACTACCTCGTCGACTCGTACCTACCTCTGTGA
- a CDS encoding putative protein transport membrane glycoprotein Sec20 (COG:U;~EggNog:ENOG410PMMI;~InterPro:IPR005606;~PFAM:PF03908;~TransMembrane:2 (i226-244o256-276i);~go_function: GO:0005484 - SNAP receptor activity [Evidence IEA];~go_process: GO:0006890 - retrograde vesicle-mediated transport, Golgi to endoplasmic reticulum [Evidence IEA]), which translates to MSPTTLHSRLKDLSASLGQIHPLVNRLRNFTTAVGQGDEARLELGTEIHTLLKEAEEQMELLRVEVEALESSMENRRKGLDSEKEAEKERVVVLAGRLAEDLKRTRGDFRNAQLQAKRNAELAKRKERELLFSRSQSSEARKQPSEKLTQDDLMVNASNDVTLALKRTHQLMQAELSRSHFAQQTLEQSTAAISSLSESYTSLDTLLSSSRKLANSLLRSQKSDTWYLETAFYIIVGTIAWLLFRRILYGPLWWLVWLPFRLMFRTVFAILGIVGITSKAVQSSQAVDAVTVQQTPALAHEAQRAVPEGDAGDTAWEREAAREETDQDRMIDKVGRMVEEGDKQEGTNIDDISPEERKQRDDIPRNPKKRMYEEESVKDEL; encoded by the exons ATGTCCCCAACAACCCTCCACTCACGCTTAAAAGACCTGTCCGCATCTCTTGGCCAAATTCATCCACTCGTCAACCGCCTGCGCAACTTCACCACAGCCGTCGGCCAAGGTGATGAAGCACGCCTCGAACTCGGGACGGAAATCCACACCCTCCTcaaggaggcggaggagcaGATGGAGCTGCTGAGGGTGGAAGTTGAGGCTCTGGAGAGCAGCATGGAGAATAGGAGGAAGGGGTTGGATAGTGAGAAGGAggcggagaaggagagggttGTTGTGTTGGCGGGCAGGTTGGCGGAGGATTTGAAGAG GACGAGAGGGGATTTTCGGAATGCGCAACTTCAGGCGAAGAGAAATGCGGAGCTTGCGAAACGGAAGGAGAGGGAGTTGTTGTTTTCGAGATCGCAGAGCAGTGAGGCAAGGAAGCAGCCGTCTGAGAAGTTGACACAGGATGATTTGATGGTGAATGCGTCTAATGACGTGACTTTGGCGTTGAAGAGAACGCATCAGTTGATGCAGGCTGAGCTGTCGCGGAGTCATTTCGCGCAGCAGACACTAG AACAATCAACGGCCGCCATATCCTCCCTCTCTGAATCATACACTAGTCTTGACACCCTCCTATCGTCCTCCCGCAAACTTGCCAATTCTCTGCTTCGCTCGCAGAAATCCGATACTTGGTACCTGGAAACAGCATTTTACATAATCGTCGGTACAATTGCCTGGCTGCTATTCCGCCGCATTCTCTACGGGCCGCTGTGGTGGCTTGTTTGGCTACCATTCCGGTTGATGTTCAGAACCGTCTTTGCGATTCTCGGAATCGTTGGTATTACAAGCAAGGCTGTACAATCATCACAAGCTGTGGACGCAGTCACAGTACAGCAAACACCAGCATTAGCACATGAGGCACAACGAGCTGTTCCTGAAGGGGACGCTGGCGACACTGCCTGGGAAAGGGAGGCTGCTCGTGAAGAAACAGATCAGGATCGCATGATTGATAAGGTTGGACGTATGGTTGAGGAAGGGGATAAGCAGGAGGGAACGAACATTGACGATATCTCGCCGGAAGAACGCAAGCAGCGAGATGACATACCCCGGAATCCTAAAAAGAGGATGTACGAAGAAGAGTCGGTTAAAGATGAGCTTTAG
- a CDS encoding mitochondrial 54S ribosomal mL53 protein (COG:S;~EggNog:ENOG410Q26N;~InterPro:IPR019716;~PFAM:PF10780) — translation MRTVEANFRTTDLIYLIYRPRLPNHLRKHQPTTTITKMSVPVRTITSFRTTFNPFSPVSRPCRLFLNLIRQPSTIPASSPNHIDIKVTQLPRTSKQLPEMTIGFKGGKEVKLEVGKRQMKIGDVIEEVARVGRIIEREETLKG, via the coding sequence ATGAGAACGGTGGAAGCTAACTTCCGCACCACAGACCTTATCTACCTCATCTACCGTCCACGCCTACCAAACCACCTCCGAAAACACCAACCCACAACTACAATAACCAAAATGTCCGTCCCAGTCCGAACAATCACCTCCTTCCGCACAACTTTCAACCCCTTCTCCCCTGTCTCCCGCCCTTGCCGTCTCTTCCTCAACCTAATCCGCCAACCCTCCACAATCCCCGCCTCGAGCCCCAACCACATCGACATCAAAGTCACGCAGCTCCCGCGGACCTCGAAACAGCTTCCCGAGATGACAATAGGGTTTAAGGGTGGGAAGGAGGTTAAGCTGGAGGTTGGGAAGAGGCAAATGAAGATTGGGGATGTGATTGAGGAGGTTGCGCGGGTGGGTCGGATTATTGAGCGGGAGGAAACGCTGAAGGGTTAA
- the ipp1 gene encoding inorganic diphosphatase IPP1 (COG:C;~EggNog:ENOG410PFM5;~InterPro:IPR008162,IPR036649;~PFAM:PF00719;~go_component: GO:0005737 - cytoplasm [Evidence IEA];~go_function: GO:0000287 - magnesium ion binding [Evidence IEA];~go_function: GO:0004427 - inorganic diphosphatase activity [Evidence IEA];~go_process: GO:0006796 - phosphate-containing compound metabolic process [Evidence IEA]) has product MLLSAPFAQQPWRIVASPTPLTRLPTAFRSWSFRSPVRRTSATVAPPTKHDAPPLSSSSSSLLPSHLSASFPSPSRINTKVSSASDRATLVSRHISSTSTLPQQPQNTMSYTVRKIGQPNTLEHRVYIEKDGVPVSPFHDIPLYANEQQNILNMIVEIPRWTNAKQEISKEEFLNPIKQDVKKGKLRYVRNCFPHKGYLWNYGAFPQTWEDPHNVHPETKAKGDNDPLDVCEIGEVVGYPGQVKQVKVLGVMALLDEEETDWKIIVVDINDPLAAKLNDVEDVERQLPGLLRATNEWFRIYKIPDGKPENQFAFSGECKNKKYALDVIRECADAWEKLVSGKTPKGDISLANSTVESSSDRVDQGALASIPKGQDLPPAPIDSTVDKWFFISGAAV; this is encoded by the exons ATGCTGCTTTCTGCTCCATTCGCCCAGCAACCCTGGAGAATTGTGGCATCGCCAACTCCCTTAACCCGTCTGCCCACCGCCTTCCGTTCGTGGTCGTTTCGCTCGCCCGTCCGGCGCACATCCGCAACAGTGGCTCCCCCCACTAAACACGACGcccctcctctctcttcttcctcctcctctcttcttccttctcatctcTCAGCTTCATTCCCTTCTCCATCAAGGATAAATACCAAGGTGTCGTCCGCTTCAGACCGAGCGACTCTTGTCTCTAGACATATCTCCTCTACATCTACCCTTCCGCAACAACCACAGAACACCATGTCCTACACCGTCCGCAAGATCGGCCAGCCCAACACTTTGGAGCACCGTGTCTACATTGAGAAGGATGGCGTCCCCGTCTCCCCCTTCCACGATATCCCTCTCTACGCCAACGAGCAGCAGAACATCCTCAACATGATTGTTGAGATCCCCCGTTGGACCAACGCCAAGCAGGAG ATCTCCAAGGAGGAGTTCCTCAACCCCATCAAGCAGGATGTCAAGAAGGGCAAGCTCCGTTACGTCCGTAACTGCTTCCCCCACAAGGGTTACCTCTGGAACTACGGTGCCTTCCCCCAG ACCTGGGAAGACCCCCACAACGTCCACCCCGAGACCAAGGCCAAGGGTGACAACGACCCGCTCGATGTCTGCGAGATCGGTGAGGTCGTTGGCTACCCCGGTCAGGTCAAGCAGGTCAAGGTCCTCGGTGTGATGGCTCTccttgatgaggaggagaccGACTGGAAGATCATTGTCGTCGACATCAACGACCCTCTTGCTGCTAAGCTCAACGACGTCGAGGACGTTGAGCGCCAGCTCCCTGGTCTCCTCCGCGCCACCAACGAGTGGTTCCGTATCTACAAGATCCCTGATGGCAAGCCCGAGAACCAGTTCGCTTTCTCTGGCGAGTGCAAGAACAAGAA GTACGCTCTTGACGTTATCCGCGAGTGCGCCGACGCTTGGGAGAAGCTCGTCTCTGGCAAGACCCCCAAGGGTGACATCAGCCT TGCCAACTCTACCGTCGAGAGCTCTAGTGACCGTGTTGACCAGGGTGCTCTTGCCAGCATCCCCAAGGGCCAGGACCTTCCCCCGGCTCCCATTGACAGCACTGTTGACAAGTGGTTCTTCATCTCTGGCGCTGCTGTTTAA